The following coding sequences are from one Salvia hispanica cultivar TCC Black 2014 chromosome 3, UniMelb_Shisp_WGS_1.0, whole genome shotgun sequence window:
- the LOC125212554 gene encoding membrane-associated kinase regulator 5-like: protein MEALALLKFWRTAAARADVSSEGDDVRNAAYVTDDDDSDEDSFFDLDFKSPERGGAAEERDGDSKKDFQFIESPRDVLLTKNDDSSNSKPLSPVTILRSAPKFKVFMLGFRKSSKCGETKADPANQLSKSSKLDRSNRFSANCRVAAEAPVLTRDNSLRSKMMREKSFDYETASDAGSTERSVPRYLKLIKPFYAKASSKVKSTDSVTPSSSPVTAAVNLSPRKFSEGSRIGSFKIVARNLGKSRSASSAATVGVAPPSIRRRDDSLLEQNDGIQGAILHCKKSLNSSSQDYSRLFPLRNSFEEQKRCSI from the exons ATGGAAGCGCTTGCTCTTCTCAAATTCTGGAGAACTGCTGCCGCCAGAGCTGACGTGAGCTCCGAGGGGGATGACGTGCGCAATGCGGCGTACGTCACCGACGACGATGACTCCGACGAGGACTCGTTCTTCGACTTGGACTTCAAGTCGCCGGAGCGCGGTGGTGCGGCGGAGGAACGCGACGGAGATTCGAAGAAGGATTTCCAGTTCATTGAATCTCCGAGAGACGTTCTCCTAACTAAAAACGACGATTCCTCGAATTCAAAGCCGTTGTCTCCGGTGACGATCCTCCGATCAGCTCCGAAGTTTAAGGTCTTCATGCTAGGTTTCAGGAAATCGTCGAAATGCGGCGAGACGAAGGCGGATCCGGCGAACCAGCTCTCGAAATCGTCGAAACTCGACCGGAGCAACCGTTTCTCCGCCAATTGCAGAGTCGCGGCGGAGGCTCCGGTTCTCACCAGAGACAACAGCTTGAGGAGCAAAATGATGAGAGAGAAGAGCTTCGATTACGAGACCGCTTCCGACGCCGGGTCGACGGAGAGATCCGTACCTAggtatttgaaattgattaaGCCTTTCTACGCCAAGGCTTCGAGTAAGGTGAAATCGACGGATTCCGTCACTCCGTCGTCTTCTCCGGTGACCGCGGCGGTTAACTTGTCTCCGCGGAAGTTTTCAGAAGGCAGCCGGATCGGAAGCTTTAAGATCGTGGCGCGGAATTTAGGAAAGAGCCGTTCGGCGTCGTCCGCGGCGACGGTAGGCGTTGCGCCGCCGTCGATCCGCCGCAGAGACGATTCGTTGCTGGAACAGAACGACGGAATCCAAGGCGCTATTCTCCATTGCAAAAAATCACTCAATTCTTCTTCACAAG ATTATTCGCGATTATTCCCGCTGAGAAATTCATTCGAGGAGCAAAAGCGGTGCAGCATTTGA
- the LOC125216047 gene encoding mannose-specific lectin alpha chain-like: protein MAKLLQTLIPLLSFLLLAATTARSQSTSFWYDFYGQKPTDLIYQGDAHFPSDSTFLRLTNTDSSGEPLKHRIGAAVYSKPIQFWQAGAQVDFETTVKFNIRPGSLPGDGLAFFIRPVGAASGATGGGLGIFYSNVHTVFAVEFDTYSNPGVDPDYRHVGIDIGSNISENTTDVGSAILGREVTARINYQKATKEIRAVVSAGSESFEVSYVYDLSTFLPQEVEVGISASTGGAVAIHDLVSWYFTSTMVYTSGPGGYISEVV, encoded by the coding sequence ATGGCTAAGCTTCTCCAAACCCTAATCCCACTCCTCTCCTTCCTCCTCCTCGCCGCCACCACGGCGAGGTCGCAGTCGACCTCCTTCTGGTACGATTTCTACGGCCAGAAACCAACCGACCTAATCTACCAAGGCGACGCCCACTTCCCCTCCGACTCCACCTTCCTCCGCCTCACCAACACCGACTCCTCCGGCGAACCCCTCAAACACCGCATCGGCGCTGCCGTCTACTCGAAACCAATCCAATTCTGGCAAGCCGGCGCCCAGGTCGACTTCGAAACCACCGTCAAATTCAACATCAGGCCCGGCTCCCTCCCCGGCGACGGCCTCGCCTTCTTCATCCGCCCCGTCGGCGCCGCCTCCGGCGCCACCGGCGGCGGCCTCGGGATCTTCTACTCGAACGTCCACACGGTGTTCGCGGTGGAATTCGATACATACTCGAACCCGGGGGTGGACCCGGACTACCGCCACGTGGGGATTGACATCGGGTCGAATATCTCAGAGAACACTACCGATGTTGGGAGCGCGATTCTCGGGCGGGAGGTGACTGCCCGGATCAACTACCAGAAGGCGACGAAGGAGATCAGAGCTGTGGTGAGCGCGGGGTCAGAGAGCTTTGAGGTGAGCTATGTGTATGACTTGAGCACTTTCCTTCCTCAGGAGGTGGAGGTCGGGATTTCGGCGAGCACCGGCGGTGCGGTGGCGATTCATGACCTTGTTTCGTGGTATTTTACTTCGACTATGGTGTATACCAGCGGGCCCGGCGGATACATTTCCGAAGTTGTGTGA